A DNA window from Hordeum vulgare subsp. vulgare chromosome 1H, MorexV3_pseudomolecules_assembly, whole genome shotgun sequence contains the following coding sequences:
- the LOC123449968 gene encoding putative disease resistance protein RGA3 — translation MTGFGEIIASAVGKQVAGKLGELATEEATLQWKFKDDVDVMADKMQDLEAVLHDADDRLRRRGRDGEAVGRWLSKFKAVAYDVEDVLDDLDATELLKKSQPKLKLFFSWNNQLLQRVTMPHKLKSVRGKIEKIRKEGQAINLVRHQERAEGSRKNETFAGICDEGLKSGVVGRDIEKDKIISLLLKKGVQEDISIVPIVGLGGLGKSTLAESVFVDKMVNDFEVRAWVHVSKKFDLRKIGSAILKSINSSINLDNCSLQFLQENLRNELADRRYLIVLDDLWEEDADKLERLKQMLQHGYRGSRVIVTTRNQSVVNKLRTGALSHKRKIRLVPKSDQIKLHGLSNDDCWEVMKQTAFGPDDDKSDLEEIGRKIAEKCGGVPLVAIALGQVMSELRTVEAWQTLRDTNIDLGHRDHEDTLERLMLSYYYMKLDFKMCFTYLAAFPKGFIIESDRLIQQWKALGYIHRGDDGKRCINYLMGMSFLQISRKHIRIGY, via the exons ATGACTGGGTTTGGGGAGATAATCGCGAGCGCTGTGGGGAAGCAAGTCGCGGGCAAGCTCGGTGAACtcgccacggaggaggccacccTGCAGTGGAAGTTCAAAGACGATGTTGATGTCATGGCGGACAAGATGCAAGATCTGGAGGCCGTGTTGCATGATGCGGATGATAGGCTGCGCCGACGAGGAAGAGATGGGGAAGCTGTTGGGCGGTGGCTTAGCAAATTCAAGGCCGTCGCCTACGACGTCGAGGACGTGCTGGACGATCTGGACGCCACCGAGCTCTTAAAGAAGAGCCAACCCAAG TTGAAGCTGTTCTTTTCCTGGAATAATCAACTTCTACAGAGGGTTACCATGCCTCACAAGCTGAAGAGCGTGAGGGGGAAAATAGAGAAAATAAGAAAGGAGGGTCAGGCTATCAATCTTGTGAGACATCAAGAACGAGCAGAAGGGAGCAGAAAAAATGAAACTTTTGCAGGCATCTGTGATGAAGGCCTGAAATCTGGAGTGGTGGGGAGGGACATAGAGAAGGACAAAATAATCAGTCTGCTTCTAAAAAAGGGCGTTCAAGAGGATATATCTATTGTCCCGATTGTCGGGCTAGGTGGTCTAGGGAAGTCAACATTGGCTGAATCAGTCTTTGTAGACAAGATGGTCAACGACTTTGAAGTCCGAGCCTGGGTTCATGTGTCTAAGAAGTTTGATCTGCGCAAAATTGGGAGTGCCATCCTCAAAAGCATAAATAGCAGTATCAACCTTGACAATTGTAGTTTGCAGTTTCTACAGGAAAATCTCAGAAATGAACTTGCTGATAGAAGGTACTTGATTGTTTTGGATGATCTTTGGGAAGAGGATGCGGATAAGCTGGAAAGGCTGAAGCAGATGCTACAACATGGCTACAGGGGTAGTAGGGTTATCGTAACTACGCGTAACCAAAGCGTAGTCAATAAATTGCGCACCGGTGCTCTTTCACACAAAAGAAAAATTCGTTTGGTGCCCAAATCAGATCAAATCAAGTTGCATGGTTTGTCAAATGATGACTGCTGGGAAGTAATGAAACAAACGGCATTTGGGCCTGATGATGACAAAAGTGACTTGGAAGAAATTGGAAGGAAAATTGCAGAGAAGTGTGGAGGTGTACCACTCGTGGCAATTGCCCTTGGGCAAGTAATGTCCGAGTTAAGGACTGTCGAGGCATGGCAAACATTAAGAGATACAAACATTGATTTGGGTCACAGAGATCACGAGGACACATTGGAGCGCCTCATGCTGAGCTATTACTACATGAAGCTTGACTTTAAAATGTGTTTCACATATTTGGCGGCCTTTCCCAAGGGTTTCATTATAGAAAGTGATCGTCTAATTCAGCAATGGAAGGCTCTTGGATACATTCATCGAGGGGATGATGGTAAAAGGTGCATCAACTACCTTATGGGGATGTCCTTTCTTCAAATTTCAAG GAAGCATATACGGATAGGCTACTGA